One part of the Anguilla anguilla isolate fAngAng1 chromosome 11, fAngAng1.pri, whole genome shotgun sequence genome encodes these proteins:
- the stau1 gene encoding double-stranded RNA-binding protein Staufen homolog 1 isoform X1, whose protein sequence is MSQVQFQLSPGGPLSSTAPLQLPHPGYSIPCASGTLPSESASHPLRSSALPSASATPFSAPAVPNMANPKEKTPMCLVNELARFNKIQPEYKLLSEQGPAHSKIFSVRLTLGDQNWDSEGTSIKKAQHSAATSALAQTTLPKPSIRSPRNTGKNPDSITHTVELNALCMKLGKKPIYKPIDPYPGMRPSFNYSVRAPGPYPRYYYPFPPVGPVLYHMELSIGGQQFHGKGRTRQAAKHDAASKALKTLQKEPLLEQLPQMNGEPSEENLNKSEISQVFEIALKRNMPVNFEVLKEAGPPHMKSFVVRVTVGEFSGEAEGKSKKIAKKCAAAAVLEQLRQLPQLPLVEKLQPRIKKKTKSIVKLQTSPEYGQGMNPISRLAQIQQAKKEKEPEYSLVTERGLPRRREFIMQVKVCGQCAEGMGPSKKVAKRNAAEKMLELMGFKVPQPQPPKPALKTDEKPPMKKPGDGRKVTFFEPGSVEDSAVGAKEDEFRLPFLSHQQLPAGILPMVPEVAQAVGANQGPHAKDYSRAPPNPAKATLTAMIANELLYAGTSLTAETILKSNNSLAHLPLGPLTRPSEQLSYLANVQSLQVEYKDFPKNNKNEFVSLINCSSQPPLISHGIGKDVESCHDMAALNILKLLSELDQQTNERTGNGPISGCGKQEIEGESLLKQANSSTLGQTLDGTV, encoded by the exons ATGTCCCAGGTCCAGTTCCAACTGTCCCCAGGCGGCCCACTGTCTAGCACTGCACCCCTGCAGCTCCCCCACCCCGGCTACAGCATCCCTTGTGCCTCTGGGACCCTGCCCTCCGAGAGTGCCAGCCACCCCCTCCGGAGCTCCGCCCTTCCCTCTGCTTCGGCAACACCCTTCAGCGCACCCGCAG TACCTAACATGGCAAACCCTAAAGAGAAGACCCCAATGTGTCTGGTGAATGAGTTAGCCCGTTTCAACAAGATCCAACCTGAATATAAGCTGCTTAGTGAGCAGGGACCAGCTCACTCCAAG ATTTTCTCAGTACGCTTAACGCTGGGCGATCAAAACTGGGACTCTGAGGGTACGAGCATCAAGAAGGCCCAACACTCTGCGGCTACCTCAGCCCTGGCCCAGACCACGCTTCCCAAACCCAGTATACGCAGCCCCCGCAACACAGGCAAGAACCCAG ACAGCATAACTCACACCGTAGAGCTAAACGCACTTTGTATGAAGCTGGGAAAGAAACCAATCTACAAGCCCATTGATCCATATCCTGGGATGAGGCCGAGCTTCAACTACAGCGTCCGTGCCCCCGGCCCTTACCCGCG GTACTACTACCCGTTTCCACCGGTTGGGCCGGTCCTGTACCACATGGAGCTGTCAATCGGCGGGCAGCAGTTCCATGGGAAGGGGCGCACGCGGCAGGCAGCCAAACACGACGCCGCCTCCAAAGCCCTAAAGACCCTTCAGAAAGAGCCGCTACTGGAGCAGCTTCCACAG ATGAATGGAGAGCCATCAGAAGAAAACCTTAACAAATCAGAAATCAGTCAAGTTTTTGAAATTGCACTGAAGAGGAACATGCCTGTGAACTTTGAG gtgctgaaggaggcggggcctccGCACATGAAGAGCTTTGTGGTGCGGGTGACGGTGGGCGAGTTCTCAGGGGAGGCTGAAGGGAAGAGCAAAAAGATCGCCAAGAAGTGCGCGGCGGCAGCGGTGCTGGAGCAGCTGCGCCAGCTGCCccagctccccctggtggagaaGCTGCAGCCGCGCATCAAGAAGAAAACCAAGTCCATCGTCAAG ctgcAGACCAGCCCAGAGTACGGCCAGGGCATGAACCCCATCAGCCGCCTGGCGCAGATCCAGCAGGccaagaaggagaaggagccCGAGTACAGCCTGGTGACGGAGCGCGGGCTGCCGCGGCGCAGGGAGTTCATCATGCAG gtGAAGGTGTGCGGTCAGTGTGCGGAGGGCATGGGCCCCAGCAAGAAGGTGGCCAAACGCAACGCTGCTGAGAAGATGCTGGAGCTGATGGGATTCAAAGTGCCTCAGCCTCAACCCCCCAAACCGGCACTCAAAACCGACGAAAAG ccGCCAATGAAGAAGCCAGGGGATGGGCGGAAAGTGACCTTCTTTGAACCTGGCTCAGTGGAGGACAGTGCAGTGG GTGCCAAGGAAGACGAGTTCCGTCTGCCCTTCCTGAGTCATCAGCAGCTACCTGCGGGCATCCTGCCCATGGTGCCAGAGGTGGCACAGGCAGTTGGGGCCAACCAGGGTCCCCACGCCAAGGACTACAGCCGTGCCCCACCAAACCCGGCCAAGGCCACCCTCACTGCCATGATTGCCAACGAGCTGCTGTATGCCGGCACCTCCCTGACCGCAGAGACCATCCTGAAGAGCAACAACAGCCTGGCGCACCTGCCCCTGGGTCCCCTCACACGCCCATCTGAGCAGCTCAGCTACCTGGCTAATGTACAGAgcctgcag gtGGAATACAAAGACTTTCCCAAAAACAACAAGAATGAGTTTGTGTCTCTGATCAACTGCTCTTCCCAGCCGCCCCTCATCAGCCACGGGATTGGGAAGGACGTGGAGTCCTGTCACGACATG GCTGCGCTGAACATACTGAAGTTACTGTCAGAGCTGGACCAACAGACCAATGAGAGGACGGGCAATGGACCAATCTCTGG atGTGGCAAGCAGGAAATTGAAGGTGAATCTCTCCTGAAACAGGCTAACTCAAGCACGCTGGGACAGACTCTGGATGGCACTGTGTAG
- the stau1 gene encoding double-stranded RNA-binding protein Staufen homolog 1 isoform X2, whose product MSQVQFQLSPGGPLSSTAPLQLPHPGYSIPCASGTLPSESASHPLRSSALPSASATPFSAPAVPNMANPKEKTPMCLVNELARFNKIQPEYKLLSEQGPAHSKIFSVRLTLGDQNWDSEGTSIKKAQHSAATSALAQTTLPKPSIRSPRNTDSITHTVELNALCMKLGKKPIYKPIDPYPGMRPSFNYSVRAPGPYPRYYYPFPPVGPVLYHMELSIGGQQFHGKGRTRQAAKHDAASKALKTLQKEPLLEQLPQMNGEPSEENLNKSEISQVFEIALKRNMPVNFEVLKEAGPPHMKSFVVRVTVGEFSGEAEGKSKKIAKKCAAAAVLEQLRQLPQLPLVEKLQPRIKKKTKSIVKLQTSPEYGQGMNPISRLAQIQQAKKEKEPEYSLVTERGLPRRREFIMQVKVCGQCAEGMGPSKKVAKRNAAEKMLELMGFKVPQPQPPKPALKTDEKPPMKKPGDGRKVTFFEPGSVEDSAVGAKEDEFRLPFLSHQQLPAGILPMVPEVAQAVGANQGPHAKDYSRAPPNPAKATLTAMIANELLYAGTSLTAETILKSNNSLAHLPLGPLTRPSEQLSYLANVQSLQVEYKDFPKNNKNEFVSLINCSSQPPLISHGIGKDVESCHDMAALNILKLLSELDQQTNERTGNGPISGCGKQEIEGESLLKQANSSTLGQTLDGTV is encoded by the exons ATGTCCCAGGTCCAGTTCCAACTGTCCCCAGGCGGCCCACTGTCTAGCACTGCACCCCTGCAGCTCCCCCACCCCGGCTACAGCATCCCTTGTGCCTCTGGGACCCTGCCCTCCGAGAGTGCCAGCCACCCCCTCCGGAGCTCCGCCCTTCCCTCTGCTTCGGCAACACCCTTCAGCGCACCCGCAG TACCTAACATGGCAAACCCTAAAGAGAAGACCCCAATGTGTCTGGTGAATGAGTTAGCCCGTTTCAACAAGATCCAACCTGAATATAAGCTGCTTAGTGAGCAGGGACCAGCTCACTCCAAG ATTTTCTCAGTACGCTTAACGCTGGGCGATCAAAACTGGGACTCTGAGGGTACGAGCATCAAGAAGGCCCAACACTCTGCGGCTACCTCAGCCCTGGCCCAGACCACGCTTCCCAAACCCAGTATACGCAGCCCCCGCAACACAG ACAGCATAACTCACACCGTAGAGCTAAACGCACTTTGTATGAAGCTGGGAAAGAAACCAATCTACAAGCCCATTGATCCATATCCTGGGATGAGGCCGAGCTTCAACTACAGCGTCCGTGCCCCCGGCCCTTACCCGCG GTACTACTACCCGTTTCCACCGGTTGGGCCGGTCCTGTACCACATGGAGCTGTCAATCGGCGGGCAGCAGTTCCATGGGAAGGGGCGCACGCGGCAGGCAGCCAAACACGACGCCGCCTCCAAAGCCCTAAAGACCCTTCAGAAAGAGCCGCTACTGGAGCAGCTTCCACAG ATGAATGGAGAGCCATCAGAAGAAAACCTTAACAAATCAGAAATCAGTCAAGTTTTTGAAATTGCACTGAAGAGGAACATGCCTGTGAACTTTGAG gtgctgaaggaggcggggcctccGCACATGAAGAGCTTTGTGGTGCGGGTGACGGTGGGCGAGTTCTCAGGGGAGGCTGAAGGGAAGAGCAAAAAGATCGCCAAGAAGTGCGCGGCGGCAGCGGTGCTGGAGCAGCTGCGCCAGCTGCCccagctccccctggtggagaaGCTGCAGCCGCGCATCAAGAAGAAAACCAAGTCCATCGTCAAG ctgcAGACCAGCCCAGAGTACGGCCAGGGCATGAACCCCATCAGCCGCCTGGCGCAGATCCAGCAGGccaagaaggagaaggagccCGAGTACAGCCTGGTGACGGAGCGCGGGCTGCCGCGGCGCAGGGAGTTCATCATGCAG gtGAAGGTGTGCGGTCAGTGTGCGGAGGGCATGGGCCCCAGCAAGAAGGTGGCCAAACGCAACGCTGCTGAGAAGATGCTGGAGCTGATGGGATTCAAAGTGCCTCAGCCTCAACCCCCCAAACCGGCACTCAAAACCGACGAAAAG ccGCCAATGAAGAAGCCAGGGGATGGGCGGAAAGTGACCTTCTTTGAACCTGGCTCAGTGGAGGACAGTGCAGTGG GTGCCAAGGAAGACGAGTTCCGTCTGCCCTTCCTGAGTCATCAGCAGCTACCTGCGGGCATCCTGCCCATGGTGCCAGAGGTGGCACAGGCAGTTGGGGCCAACCAGGGTCCCCACGCCAAGGACTACAGCCGTGCCCCACCAAACCCGGCCAAGGCCACCCTCACTGCCATGATTGCCAACGAGCTGCTGTATGCCGGCACCTCCCTGACCGCAGAGACCATCCTGAAGAGCAACAACAGCCTGGCGCACCTGCCCCTGGGTCCCCTCACACGCCCATCTGAGCAGCTCAGCTACCTGGCTAATGTACAGAgcctgcag gtGGAATACAAAGACTTTCCCAAAAACAACAAGAATGAGTTTGTGTCTCTGATCAACTGCTCTTCCCAGCCGCCCCTCATCAGCCACGGGATTGGGAAGGACGTGGAGTCCTGTCACGACATG GCTGCGCTGAACATACTGAAGTTACTGTCAGAGCTGGACCAACAGACCAATGAGAGGACGGGCAATGGACCAATCTCTGG atGTGGCAAGCAGGAAATTGAAGGTGAATCTCTCCTGAAACAGGCTAACTCAAGCACGCTGGGACAGACTCTGGATGGCACTGTGTAG
- the LOC118207653 gene encoding retinol dehydrogenase 10-A, which yields MIVLVDLLVMLLDVTYHILRSTLHAVMPPRLKYIEGELVLITGSGGVLGRLFALEFAKCGAELVLWDCNSATNEQTAKLVREMGVKAHAYTVDLTNRDAIYQTADRVRSEVGRDVTVLVNNAGVVAGRRLLECPDTLLERTLLINCHALFWMTKAFLPQMKAKNHGHFVTVASTLGLFSTACVEDYCASKFAAVGFHESLSHELRTEDELEGVKTTLVCPYLVDTGMFAGCKIRNELENFLPALEPNYCIQQAMNAILTDQPLVCIPRMMYLPFLSRALLPWDANVAAYRFMGADRCMYSFIKTMEKRVAIGQANAA from the exons ATGATCGTGTTGGTTGACCTCCTGGTGATGCTGCTGGATGTGACGTACCACATCCTGCGCTCCACGCTGCACGCCGTGATGCCCCCCCGGCTCAAGTACATCGAGGGGGAGCTGGTGCTCATCACCGGCTCCGGTGGGGTATTGGGGCGCCTCTTTGCCCTGGAGTTCGCTAAGTGCGGCGCAGAGCTGGTGCTGTGGGACTGCAATTCGGCCACCAACGAGCAGACAGCCAAGCTGGTGAGGGAGATGGGGGTCAAGGCCCACGCGTACACCGTCGACCTAACCAACCGCGACGCCATCTACCAGACGGCCGACCGCGTGCGGAGCGAGGTGGGCCGCGACGTCACCGTGCTGGTCAACAACGCCGGCGTGGTGGCGGGGCGCCGGCTGCTGGAGTGCCCCGACACCCTGCTGGAGAGGACCCTGCTCATCAACTGCCACGCCCTTTTCTGG ATGACGAAGGCCTTCCTGCCCCAGATGAAGGCTAAGAATCACGGACACTTTGTGACCGTTGCCAGCACCCTGGGCCTCTTCAGTACTGCCTGTGTGGAG GACTACTGTGCCAGCAAGTTCGCAGCAGTGGGTTTCCATGAGTCGCTGAGTCACGAGTTGCGGACAGAAGATGAGCTTGAAGGAGTGAAGACAACGCTGGTCTGCCCTTACCTGGTGGACACTGGCATGTTTGCCGGGTGTAAGATTCG GAACGAGTTGGAGAACTTCCTCCCAGCTCTAGAGCCCAATTACTGTATCCAGCAGGCCATGAACGCCATCTTGACAGACCAGCCCCTGGTGTGCATTCCACGCATGATGTACCTGCCCTTCTTGTCACGAGC GCTGTTGCCATGGGATGCCAACGTGGCGGCCTACCGTTTCATGGGAGCTGATAGGTGCATGTATTCCTTCATCAAAACCATGGAAAAGCGTGTGGCCATTGGCCAAGCTAATGCAGCCTAA